One window of the Runella slithyformis DSM 19594 genome contains the following:
- a CDS encoding HpcH/HpaI aldolase family protein, whose protein sequence is MKNLKKRLQQGETLHGCWLNLGSALTAEIVGLSGFDWVLIDLEHGAGTEKDVLAQLQALESTSTAAFVRVESADSPRISRVLDMGAAGVMCPKVNDAAEAKKVINGLHYPPFGSRGVAKMVRATAFGENFQKYYDSSKENLWGIVQIETAEALNHLDEIAAVEGVDVLFIGPADLSMELGIFGQFDHPIFIDALEKINQAARKAGKATGILFFNPDDYKKYHDMGIRFIACGADATFVADGAKNMVKKLEAFKATYK, encoded by the coding sequence ATGAAAAATCTGAAAAAACGTCTCCAACAGGGAGAAACCCTGCACGGGTGTTGGTTAAATCTCGGAAGCGCGCTCACCGCCGAAATCGTAGGCCTGTCGGGGTTCGATTGGGTGCTGATAGACCTTGAGCACGGTGCCGGCACGGAGAAAGATGTGTTGGCGCAATTGCAGGCGCTGGAAAGCACATCCACTGCCGCTTTTGTACGGGTGGAAAGCGCCGATTCGCCCCGCATTTCCCGGGTGTTGGATATGGGCGCTGCCGGGGTTATGTGCCCGAAAGTCAATGATGCTGCCGAAGCCAAAAAAGTCATCAATGGCCTGCACTATCCCCCGTTCGGCAGCCGAGGCGTGGCTAAAATGGTGAGGGCAACCGCTTTTGGGGAAAATTTTCAGAAATATTATGATTCCTCCAAAGAGAACCTATGGGGAATCGTGCAAATAGAGACCGCTGAAGCGCTTAACCACCTGGACGAAATTGCGGCAGTGGAAGGGGTAGATGTACTTTTCATCGGGCCTGCGGACCTTTCCATGGAACTCGGCATTTTCGGACAGTTTGACCACCCGATTTTCATAGACGCCCTGGAAAAGATCAACCAAGCCGCTCGCAAAGCAGGTAAAGCCACGGGTATCTTATTTTTCAATCCCGATGATTATAAAAAATACCATGACATGGGCATTCGATTCATTGCCTGCGGGGCCGATGCGACCTTTGTAGCCGACGGCGCCAAAAATATGGTTAAAAAGCTGGAGGCTTTCAAGGCAACTTATAAGTAA
- a CDS encoding GntP family permease produces MTDPILILCVGVVIVVGGIIGLKLHPFLALLSAALVVALLTPTASLEQFYISKGSTAADAIKLAHKSIGERIATEFGNTCAKIGILIAMAAIIGKSMLDSGSAEKIVRAMLKLTGVKKAPIGFILSSFFLTIPVFVDTVLFLMMPLAKAMSIRLGNKNYLMLVLTVIAGAVMANSFVPPSPGPLFLVGALNVPIGLMMVCGTLLGLCTITVGYFYAIWANKKWSIPLRDAPDARLEDIALIANKDDKELPPLGLALLPAVFPLVTICIRSAVEAFAAPKVPLTGSPFLNTLIDVVLFFGDKNIALFAGAVFALLVLLRQKKTMKSGLTAFVQTALLSGGGIILITAAGGSFGGMLQQTGISGRIADMTKDYQMALIPLAFFITAVVRTAQGSATVALITASGILAGMAQNANLGFNPVYLCLAIGAGAKLVPWMNDAGFWIMCKTSNLTEREALKTIAPMQTIMGLAGLILTMIAAQLFPMI; encoded by the coding sequence ATGACTGATCCTATTTTAATCTTATGCGTTGGTGTGGTAATTGTGGTCGGCGGTATCATTGGTTTGAAGCTGCATCCTTTTCTGGCGCTTTTATCGGCGGCGTTGGTGGTAGCTTTACTGACACCTACGGCTTCGCTCGAACAGTTTTATATTTCCAAAGGCAGTACTGCGGCCGACGCCATCAAATTAGCCCACAAAAGCATTGGTGAACGTATTGCCACGGAATTTGGAAATACCTGCGCCAAAATCGGCATTTTGATTGCCATGGCAGCTATTATCGGCAAATCTATGCTCGACAGCGGCTCCGCCGAAAAAATAGTGAGAGCTATGCTCAAATTAACAGGCGTAAAAAAAGCCCCGATCGGATTCATCCTCAGCAGCTTTTTTCTTACCATTCCGGTGTTTGTGGACACCGTTCTTTTCTTAATGATGCCTTTGGCGAAAGCCATGAGTATTCGTTTGGGCAATAAAAACTACCTGATGCTGGTCCTGACCGTCATTGCCGGAGCGGTGATGGCCAATTCCTTTGTGCCGCCTTCACCGGGACCTTTGTTCTTAGTGGGCGCGCTCAATGTTCCGATCGGATTAATGATGGTTTGCGGAACGCTGCTGGGACTGTGTACCATCACGGTCGGTTATTTTTACGCCATTTGGGCCAACAAAAAATGGTCGATACCGCTTCGCGACGCACCCGACGCCCGTTTGGAAGACATTGCACTCATTGCCAACAAAGATGACAAAGAACTGCCCCCGTTGGGATTGGCGCTTTTGCCGGCCGTATTTCCATTGGTTACGATTTGCATTCGCTCGGCAGTGGAAGCGTTTGCTGCGCCCAAAGTACCTTTGACAGGCAGCCCTTTTTTGAATACATTGATTGATGTCGTTCTCTTTTTCGGAGATAAAAACATTGCTTTGTTCGCCGGGGCTGTGTTCGCGCTGTTGGTACTTCTCCGACAAAAAAAGACGATGAAATCGGGGTTAACCGCCTTTGTACAAACGGCGTTGCTAAGCGGCGGCGGTATTATTTTAATTACGGCTGCGGGTGGTTCCTTTGGCGGAATGTTACAACAGACCGGCATCAGCGGCCGTATTGCCGATATGACCAAAGACTACCAAATGGCGTTGATCCCCTTGGCATTTTTCATTACGGCGGTGGTAAGAACGGCCCAAGGCTCGGCAACGGTGGCCTTAATTACAGCTTCGGGAATTTTGGCCGGAATGGCACAAAATGCCAATTTGGGCTTTAATCCCGTGTATTTGTGTCTGGCCATTGGAGCAGGGGCAAAATTAGTTCCCTGGATGAACGATGCCGGTTTTTGGATCATGTGTAAAACGAGTAACCTCACCGAACGCGAAGCCCTGAAAACCATTGCCCCGATGCAAACCATTATGGGACTTGCCGGCCTCATTTTAACGATGATTGCGGCACAGCTTTTTCCAATGATTTAA